In the genome of Bacillus sp. S3, one region contains:
- a CDS encoding teichoic acid D-Ala incorporation-associated protein DltX, translated as MVERLRRFLNSHKVKWLGRFVYYLLILLLLFFMYGFNDASAGSYIYNDF; from the coding sequence ATGGTTGAAAGATTACGAAGATTTTTAAACAGCCATAAGGTAAAGTGGCTTGGCCGGTTTGTTTACTATTTGCTCATCCTCCTTTTGTTATTTTTTATGTACGGATTTAACGATGCAAGTGCAGGGTCCTACATTTACAACGATTTTTAA
- a CDS encoding M42 family metallopeptidase, which produces MKLISDLVSIPSPSGNTNEVITFVENFLSDLQINTYRNRKGGLIATVEGKDTSKHRMLTAHVDTLGAMVKEIKSNGRLKIDLIGGFKYNSIEGEYCQIETSSGKKYTGTILMHQTSVHVYKDAGKAERNQENIEVRIDEKVHTAEEVRALGIEVGDFISFDPRVELTPSGYIKSRHLDDKASVAILLQLIKQIKTENLTLPYTTHFLISNNEEIGYGGNSNITPETVEYLAVDMGAMGDGQSTDEYTVSICVKDASGPYHYQLRKNLVRLAEENNIEYKLDIYPYYGSDASAAIRSGHDIVHGLIGPGIDSSHAFERTHQSSIENTARLLYQYILSELIQ; this is translated from the coding sequence ATGAAATTAATTAGTGATTTAGTGTCGATCCCAAGTCCGTCCGGAAATACAAATGAAGTCATCACTTTTGTTGAAAATTTCCTTTCAGATCTGCAAATCAACACGTACAGAAACCGAAAAGGCGGGTTAATTGCGACAGTAGAAGGAAAAGATACGAGCAAACACCGCATGCTTACGGCACACGTTGATACGCTTGGTGCCATGGTAAAGGAAATTAAATCCAACGGAAGATTAAAAATCGACTTAATTGGCGGGTTTAAATACAACTCCATTGAAGGAGAATATTGCCAAATTGAGACAAGCAGCGGCAAGAAATACACGGGAACCATACTCATGCATCAAACATCCGTCCATGTTTATAAGGATGCCGGTAAAGCAGAGCGAAATCAGGAAAATATTGAGGTTCGGATCGATGAAAAAGTACATACTGCTGAAGAAGTCAGGGCACTAGGGATTGAGGTTGGAGATTTTATTTCATTCGATCCTCGGGTGGAATTGACTCCAAGCGGCTATATAAAATCCCGCCACCTGGATGATAAAGCAAGTGTGGCGATTCTTCTTCAATTAATCAAGCAAATCAAAACTGAAAATCTGACCTTGCCATATACGACCCATTTTTTAATTTCGAACAATGAAGAAATCGGCTACGGCGGTAACTCCAATATAACGCCGGAAACGGTTGAATACTTAGCAGTCGATATGGGAGCAATGGGTGACGGGCAGTCCACCGATGAATATACGGTTTCCATCTGTGTTAAAGATGCAAGCGGGCCCTATCATTACCAATTACGCAAGAATTTAGTCCGCCTGGCAGAAGAAAATAACATCGAATACAAATTGGATATTTATCCCTATTATGGATCGGATGCATCGGCTGCCATTCGCTCCGGTCATGACATTGTTCACGGCTTAATCGGACCTGGCATCGATTCTTCGCATGCATTCGAGCGAACACACCAATCATCAATTGAAAACACAGCAAGGCTTTTATATCAATACATTCTGTCTGAATTAATTCAATAA